Proteins encoded within one genomic window of Mycolicibacterium aubagnense:
- a CDS encoding PucR family transcriptional regulator: MTDPAARFSGLDLDEEIVGALERVLPHMAERTVAAVTAEVPSYTDAFSGPMGQTIENAVQLALGAFLRLTTRSHGTDAGPRLSPALDGAYDLGRGEARTGRSIDALLSAYRVGARVAWRELSATAVAAGLSAATTARFAEMVFAFIDELSAASVSGHADELAAAGRVRQRHLDRLAAELLAGAPLNQLLASAEQADWKPPKTLSAVLLPEVETRKLSVLFAQETLHTSVDVSEVDAGESLAVVLVPDADGQQRQRVLDAMTGSRVIVGPSRQWWQVKSSYLRAMRTRALAAGGSGVVDTEEHLVDLVLSADHDAVGDLRRRVLAPLAGLRPSTAERLEETLRAWVLHLGRRDAVAESLFVHPQTVRYRMTQLRDFYGDRLDDPEAVLEITVALGLTRSSAPVATTAPAPAG, translated from the coding sequence GTGACGGATCCCGCTGCCCGGTTCAGTGGTCTGGACCTCGACGAGGAGATAGTCGGGGCCCTGGAACGGGTGTTGCCACACATGGCTGAGCGGACCGTCGCGGCAGTCACGGCCGAGGTGCCGAGCTACACCGACGCGTTCAGTGGTCCGATGGGGCAGACCATCGAGAACGCGGTGCAGCTGGCGCTGGGTGCCTTCTTGCGCCTGACCACCCGGTCCCACGGCACCGACGCGGGACCCAGACTGTCTCCGGCGCTCGACGGTGCCTACGACCTGGGTCGGGGAGAGGCCCGCACCGGCCGTTCGATCGATGCACTGCTCTCGGCCTACCGGGTCGGCGCTCGAGTGGCATGGCGAGAGCTGTCGGCCACCGCGGTCGCAGCAGGACTGTCGGCGGCGACCACTGCGCGGTTCGCCGAAATGGTGTTCGCGTTCATCGATGAACTGTCGGCGGCCAGCGTGTCGGGCCACGCCGATGAGCTCGCCGCCGCCGGCCGGGTCCGACAACGCCACCTCGACCGGCTCGCCGCGGAATTGTTGGCGGGCGCGCCATTGAACCAGTTGCTCGCCAGTGCCGAGCAGGCCGACTGGAAGCCGCCGAAGACTCTGAGCGCCGTGCTGCTGCCCGAGGTTGAAACCCGGAAGCTGTCAGTCCTTTTCGCCCAGGAAACCCTCCACACGAGTGTTGACGTGTCGGAGGTGGATGCCGGTGAATCGCTGGCCGTGGTGCTCGTACCCGACGCCGACGGTCAGCAGCGTCAGCGGGTCCTCGACGCCATGACCGGCAGCCGCGTGATTGTCGGACCCTCGCGTCAATGGTGGCAGGTGAAATCCTCCTACCTGCGCGCGATGCGCACCCGTGCCCTGGCAGCAGGTGGCTCCGGTGTCGTCGACACCGAAGAGCACCTCGTCGACCTGGTGCTCAGTGCCGACCACGACGCCGTCGGCGATCTGCGACGGCGCGTGCTGGCGCCGCTCGCCGGGTTGCGTCCCAGTACGGCCGAACGGCTCGAGGAAACGCTGCGGGCTTGGGTCTTGCACCTCGGCCGCCGGGACGCCGTCGCCGAGTCGCTGTTCGTGCACCCGCAGACAGTGCGTTACCGGATGACCCAGTTGCGCGACTTCTACGGCGACCGCCTGGACGATCCCGAGGCGGTATTGGAAATCACTGTCGCACTTGGCCTTACCCGCTCGTCGGCGCCAGTCGCCACCACGGCGCCGGCACCTGCCGGCTGA
- a CDS encoding ferredoxin reductase: MTTTSVRPTAAGLRRRVLELAERITTPLLPGDYLDLVAPLRSGAPLRGRIIAVLPETRDCVTVTIKPGNGWQSHIPGQYVRIGIDVDGVRQWRTYSLTSHTDRPDGHIAITVKAIADGTVSNYLVHRATVGTLVHLDQAAGDFVLPASVPDRLLFVSAGSGITPIMGILRNLADDADTDAVVVHSAPTADDMIFAGELRQLAAHGRIRLIEIHTATDGRLDMTRLQELVGDLAGRHTWACGPAGLLDALQQHWTEHGVADRLHTERFRAEVLTTGDGGTVTFTKSGTTTEAAGDQTLLDTGEAAGVLMPSGCRMGVCFGCVVPLRRGTVRDVRTGDVTTAVEGDGVVIQTCISAAAGACALDI, encoded by the coding sequence ATGACCACGACATCAGTTCGCCCGACCGCTGCGGGGTTGCGCCGGCGTGTGCTCGAGCTGGCCGAGCGGATCACCACCCCACTGCTGCCCGGCGACTACCTCGACCTCGTCGCACCACTGCGTTCCGGAGCCCCCCTGCGTGGACGCATCATCGCGGTACTTCCCGAGACACGCGACTGCGTCACCGTGACGATCAAGCCCGGCAACGGCTGGCAGTCACACATCCCCGGCCAGTACGTCCGCATCGGCATCGACGTCGACGGGGTACGCCAATGGCGCACCTACTCGCTGACCTCACATACCGATCGCCCGGACGGGCACATCGCGATCACCGTGAAAGCCATCGCAGACGGGACGGTCAGCAACTATCTGGTGCATCGTGCAACCGTCGGCACGCTGGTGCACCTCGACCAGGCCGCCGGCGACTTCGTCCTTCCGGCCTCGGTACCCGACAGGCTGCTGTTCGTCTCCGCCGGCAGCGGCATCACGCCGATCATGGGCATCCTGCGCAACCTCGCCGACGACGCGGACACCGATGCCGTGGTCGTGCACAGCGCGCCCACTGCCGACGACATGATCTTCGCCGGTGAGCTGCGCCAACTGGCCGCGCACGGCCGGATCCGGCTCATCGAGATCCACACCGCCACCGACGGACGGCTCGACATGACGCGCCTGCAGGAACTGGTCGGCGACCTCGCCGGCCGCCACACCTGGGCGTGCGGACCTGCCGGACTACTCGATGCGCTGCAACAACATTGGACCGAGCACGGCGTGGCCGACCGGTTGCACACCGAGCGCTTCCGCGCCGAAGTTCTCACCACCGGCGACGGCGGCACCGTGACATTCACCAAGAGCGGCACGACCACCGAGGCTGCCGGCGATCAGACGCTGCTCGACACCGGAGAAGCCGCCGGCGTCCTGATGCCCTCGGGCTGCCGGATGGGCGTGTGCTTCGGCTGCGTCGTCCCCCTCCGCCGAGGGACCGTGCGCGACGTGCGCACGGGCGACGTCACCACCGCCGTCGAAGGAGACGGCGTCGTGATCCAAACCTGCATCAGCGCAGCCGCGGGCGCCTGTGCCCTAGACATATGA
- a CDS encoding isocitrate lyase/PEP mutase family protein, with product MDAQAQAEKARQFANLHHTDEPLLLPNAWDFASAAAFVRAGFSAVGTTSLGVAASHGLSDATGVTGSQTLALAKSLARLPIPVTVDIEAGFGMDPAELAVELTAIGIAGVNIEDGRGDHLAALDGQCALISAFKGAAPNVFVNARVDTYWLHLATEDTTQRALAYVDAGADGVFVPGLRDEHLIEQLVTTLGQTPLNLLAELSFQRLRELGVRRVSTGSLPFRIAITAAASAVTAYATGAPTPAAMSYDEAQALIDHMNI from the coding sequence ATGGACGCCCAAGCGCAAGCTGAGAAAGCTCGCCAGTTCGCAAACTTGCATCACACCGACGAACCGCTGCTGTTGCCGAACGCGTGGGACTTCGCGTCGGCAGCGGCGTTCGTCCGCGCGGGTTTCTCTGCCGTCGGCACCACAAGCCTCGGCGTCGCCGCATCCCACGGGCTCTCTGACGCTACGGGTGTCACCGGGTCGCAAACTCTTGCCCTCGCAAAGTCCTTGGCGCGCCTGCCAATTCCGGTGACCGTCGACATCGAGGCCGGCTTCGGCATGGACCCGGCAGAATTGGCCGTTGAGCTGACCGCCATCGGGATTGCGGGCGTCAACATCGAGGATGGCCGCGGCGACCACCTCGCGGCGCTCGACGGGCAGTGCGCGCTGATCTCAGCGTTCAAGGGCGCTGCGCCGAACGTGTTCGTCAACGCTCGAGTGGATACGTACTGGCTCCATCTCGCGACGGAGGACACCACGCAACGAGCGCTGGCCTACGTGGACGCCGGCGCGGACGGCGTCTTCGTGCCGGGTCTTCGCGACGAGCACCTGATCGAGCAACTCGTCACCACCCTCGGACAAACCCCGCTCAACCTTCTGGCCGAACTCTCATTTCAGCGGCTCCGCGAACTGGGTGTCCGACGGGTCAGCACCGGGTCACTGCCGTTCCGCATCGCCATCACAGCGGCCGCTTCAGCCGTGACGGCGTACGCCACCGGTGCCCCGACTCCCGCGGCAATGTCCTATGACGAAGCCCAGGCACTCATCGATCACATGAACATCTGA
- a CDS encoding serine hydrolase domain-containing protein translates to MEVSGSRVARLSVVLLTLAVTSCGRTPPPISAPSPAVTPPRAAIPATTPPANPVPRVVPSGPFAAVSQLVNDAIAAHRLPGAVIQIGHGGEVVFRQAYGVRRLGDEPGLDGSSSPAEPMTDDTIFDLASLSKSVATTVAFLQLYEKGLVRVDEPIQTYFPEFNPTNDPRRAEVTVRMMLTHTSGTGGDLSHQGPWGLTAADKAEGIHRALTAPLEFNPGDGFHYSDLNFIILGALIEKITGQELDNYVQDNVFGPLGLADTRYLPATKACGPHQIRGTAIVFEGVPSGPCPPGTWSTGLLTRVAPTAHDDDTPGINPDFDHLIRGTVHDPTARRMGGTGGSAGVFSTVEDIGRYAQALLDRLAGRPSPFPLAQATAELMATPQQPGHTASQVDAANAASRAAIHTHPNTVDPLLAPNYPAIAGQSLRSFGWDIDTEHSRPRGMVFPVGSFGHTGFTGVSLWIDPASDTYVAVLANVIHQRGGPPIAKLSGDIATEAARALRLYGN, encoded by the coding sequence GTGGAGGTGTCAGGGTCACGGGTCGCACGGCTATCCGTCGTTCTGCTCACGCTCGCGGTGACGTCGTGTGGCCGTACGCCCCCACCCATCAGTGCTCCATCGCCGGCCGTGACACCACCGCGGGCCGCGATCCCGGCCACGACCCCGCCCGCCAATCCGGTGCCACGCGTCGTACCGAGCGGTCCGTTCGCAGCCGTCTCACAACTGGTCAACGACGCAATCGCGGCACATCGCCTGCCCGGCGCGGTAATTCAGATCGGCCATGGCGGCGAGGTGGTCTTCCGGCAGGCCTACGGTGTTCGCCGACTCGGGGATGAACCCGGGCTCGACGGTTCGTCGTCGCCGGCCGAGCCGATGACCGACGACACCATCTTCGATCTCGCGTCGTTGTCGAAGAGCGTCGCGACGACGGTGGCTTTCCTACAGTTGTACGAAAAAGGACTGGTGCGGGTCGACGAGCCGATCCAGACCTACTTTCCGGAATTCAATCCCACCAATGACCCCCGGCGCGCCGAGGTCACCGTGCGGATGATGCTGACGCACACATCCGGTACCGGCGGCGACCTCAGTCACCAGGGTCCGTGGGGACTGACCGCGGCCGACAAGGCAGAAGGCATTCACCGAGCCCTCACCGCGCCGCTGGAATTCAACCCCGGCGACGGGTTCCACTACTCCGACCTCAACTTCATCATTCTCGGCGCACTGATCGAGAAGATCACGGGCCAAGAGTTGGACAACTACGTGCAGGACAACGTCTTTGGGCCATTGGGGCTTGCCGACACCCGGTATCTCCCCGCCACCAAAGCCTGCGGTCCGCACCAGATTCGGGGCACGGCAATCGTTTTCGAGGGCGTACCGTCCGGACCGTGCCCTCCAGGAACCTGGAGCACCGGGCTGCTGACGCGGGTGGCACCGACCGCGCACGACGACGACACCCCGGGCATCAATCCCGACTTCGACCACCTGATCCGCGGGACGGTCCACGACCCCACGGCGCGACGCATGGGCGGGACCGGCGGAAGCGCCGGGGTGTTCTCGACGGTCGAGGACATCGGCCGCTACGCGCAGGCCCTGCTCGACCGGCTCGCCGGCCGACCGAGCCCGTTCCCGCTTGCGCAGGCCACCGCAGAACTGATGGCGACTCCGCAGCAGCCGGGGCATACGGCTTCGCAAGTTGACGCGGCGAATGCGGCGAGCCGCGCGGCCATCCACACGCACCCCAACACCGTAGATCCGCTGCTGGCCCCGAACTATCCCGCCATCGCGGGACAGTCGCTGCGGAGTTTTGGCTGGGACATCGACACCGAGCATTCGCGACCCCGCGGCATGGTCTTCCCCGTCGGCAGCTTCGGCCATACCGGGTTCACGGGAGTCTCGCTGTGGATAGACCCCGCCTCCGACACCTACGTGGCGGTGTTGGCCAACGTGATCCATCAGCGCGGCGGTCCGCCCATCGCGAAGCTGAGCGGCGATATTGCCACCGAAGCGGCGCGGGCGCTGCGGCTGTATGGGAACTGA
- a CDS encoding amino acid permease, whose product MTPSTRRAEGPPAQTADGTLDSGMHRKLKNRHLQMISLGSAIGTGLFLVSGTSVQTAGPIVLVGYAIAGIVLYGVMRMLGEMAVAHPVPGSWSAYAREYLGKPAGFIAGWNWWYVCIVVCMVELTAASEFMAFWFPQLPHWITTAGCLALITAANMINVKAFGEFEFYFTLIKVTAVLAMIGLGIAIIFGAGDYNVHGMENLWAHGGFAPKGLGAFMISLVAITFSFGGIESLGTAAGEVEEPARNIPRAINQVLLRILVFYVGAIGVMLIIWPWDKVGTDGSPFVLMLVGLGIGGAATLLNIVVLTAALSVANVMTYSNARVLSDLAASGQAPRFLAHTNERGVPVRALLINSGFVAVAVILNVALPGKALAILIPVVVGAELITWSIIALSHLRFRAREGAGVFKTPLSPITNYLCLAYFALIYLLMTQDPSSHSGAIALPVWFCGLLAVGFLLNRVTR is encoded by the coding sequence CGTCGCGCGGAAGGACCCCCGGCCCAGACCGCGGACGGCACACTCGATTCGGGGATGCACCGCAAGCTGAAGAACCGGCACCTGCAGATGATCTCGCTGGGATCTGCAATCGGTACCGGCCTGTTCCTGGTCTCCGGTACCTCGGTCCAAACCGCCGGGCCGATCGTTCTCGTCGGATACGCGATCGCCGGCATCGTGCTGTATGGGGTGATGCGGATGCTCGGTGAGATGGCCGTGGCTCATCCGGTCCCTGGGTCGTGGTCGGCGTACGCGCGCGAATACCTCGGCAAGCCAGCGGGATTCATCGCCGGCTGGAACTGGTGGTACGTGTGCATCGTCGTGTGCATGGTGGAGCTGACGGCCGCCTCGGAGTTCATGGCCTTCTGGTTCCCGCAGCTGCCGCACTGGATCACCACCGCGGGCTGCCTGGCGCTGATCACCGCGGCAAACATGATCAACGTCAAGGCCTTTGGCGAATTCGAATTCTACTTCACGCTGATCAAGGTGACGGCCGTCCTCGCCATGATCGGGCTCGGTATCGCCATCATCTTCGGCGCCGGTGACTACAACGTGCACGGCATGGAGAACCTCTGGGCGCATGGCGGTTTCGCGCCGAAGGGGCTCGGCGCGTTCATGATCTCGCTGGTCGCGATCACCTTCTCGTTCGGCGGCATCGAATCACTGGGCACCGCCGCCGGCGAGGTCGAAGAACCCGCCCGCAACATCCCCCGCGCCATCAATCAGGTCCTGCTGCGCATCCTGGTCTTCTACGTGGGCGCCATCGGCGTCATGCTGATCATCTGGCCCTGGGACAAAGTGGGCACGGACGGCAGTCCCTTCGTGCTGATGCTCGTCGGCCTCGGAATCGGTGGCGCCGCAACACTGCTCAATATCGTCGTGCTGACCGCGGCACTGTCCGTGGCAAACGTCATGACCTACAGCAACGCGCGTGTCCTGTCCGACCTCGCCGCCAGCGGTCAGGCACCACGGTTTCTCGCCCACACCAACGAGCGCGGCGTACCGGTGCGTGCCCTCCTCATCAATTCCGGATTCGTTGCCGTTGCGGTGATCCTGAATGTCGCGCTGCCCGGCAAGGCGCTCGCGATCCTCATTCCCGTCGTGGTGGGTGCCGAGCTCATCACCTGGAGCATCATCGCGCTGAGCCACCTGCGCTTCCGTGCCCGCGAGGGAGCCGGTGTCTTCAAGACACCGCTGTCTCCGATCACGAACTACCTGTGCCTGGCGTACTTCGCCTTGATCTACCTGTTGATGACACAAGACCCGTCTTCGCACTCGGGGGCCATTGCGCTGCCCGTGTGGTTCTGCGGGCTCCTCGCCGTCGGGTTCCTGCTCAACAGGGTCACCCGCTAA
- a CDS encoding M15 family metallopeptidase produces the protein MRLVGTAIAMAGALTLLGPISTASADAASPFDVSDPTVGRLDPALLAAIQHAATAAAAEGIPMTITSGWRTPEFQQQLLDDAIQTYGSYSAARQYVQTPQQSKHVSGQAVDIGGKSADTWLIANGARFGLCQIYANELWHFELATDAHGDCPPLLPNAAS, from the coding sequence ATGCGACTCGTCGGTACAGCCATCGCCATGGCAGGTGCGCTCACGTTACTCGGACCGATATCAACCGCGTCCGCCGACGCGGCGAGCCCTTTCGACGTATCTGACCCCACCGTCGGCCGGCTTGACCCGGCCTTATTGGCAGCCATCCAGCACGCGGCCACCGCGGCAGCCGCCGAGGGGATCCCCATGACGATCACCTCGGGCTGGCGCACTCCCGAGTTCCAGCAGCAACTACTCGATGACGCGATCCAGACCTACGGCAGTTACAGCGCTGCGCGGCAATACGTTCAGACGCCACAGCAGTCCAAGCACGTCAGCGGCCAGGCCGTCGATATCGGCGGCAAGAGCGCCGACACGTGGCTGATCGCCAACGGTGCACGGTTCGGTCTGTGTCAGATCTACGCCAACGAACTCTGGCACTTCGAGTTGGCCACCGACGCCCATGGGGACTGCCCTCCGTTGCTTCCCAACGCTGCCAGCTGA
- a CDS encoding fatty acid desaturase family protein, with the protein MTALQRKLNNPVAHLTEADIENIGIELDAIRADVIASRGEQDAAYIRKVIAGQRKLELTSRAVLLFSLFPPAWIAGTAGLAVSKIIDNMEIGHNVMHGQWDWMRDPKIHSTTWEWDSASPAEMWKHSHNELHHTYTNVLGKDQDLGYGIMRVDEDQRWTPFYLMQPLTNFVNACFFQYGIAAYDLQIGRYLKGKTDKEVFRRQGKEVLAKTGRQALKDYVLHPLLSGPSALTTLTANLTANLIRNLWTHSVIMCGHFPEGVQTYEKTSIDGETRGQWYLRQMLGSANISGGRWMHFMTGNLSFQIEHHLFPDLPSNRYQEIAPQVEALFERYDLTYVSGSLPKQVGSAWKKVFRLSLPNRFATMRLPRLGLTRAPKATPELSTAAA; encoded by the coding sequence ATGACTGCCCTGCAACGCAAACTCAACAACCCCGTCGCGCACCTCACCGAGGCCGACATCGAGAACATCGGCATCGAACTCGACGCGATCCGCGCCGACGTCATCGCCAGCCGCGGCGAACAAGACGCCGCCTACATCCGCAAAGTCATCGCCGGCCAGCGCAAGCTCGAATTGACCAGCCGCGCCGTACTGCTGTTCTCGCTGTTCCCACCGGCATGGATCGCCGGCACCGCCGGACTCGCCGTGTCGAAAATCATCGACAACATGGAGATCGGCCACAACGTGATGCACGGCCAGTGGGACTGGATGCGCGACCCGAAGATCCACTCGACGACCTGGGAATGGGACAGCGCCTCGCCCGCCGAGATGTGGAAGCACTCCCACAACGAGCTGCACCACACGTACACCAACGTGCTCGGCAAGGACCAGGACCTCGGCTACGGCATCATGCGCGTCGACGAAGACCAGCGGTGGACCCCCTTCTACCTGATGCAACCGCTCACCAACTTCGTCAATGCCTGCTTCTTCCAATACGGCATCGCTGCCTACGACCTGCAGATCGGCCGCTATCTGAAAGGCAAGACCGACAAGGAAGTGTTCCGCCGTCAGGGCAAGGAAGTGCTTGCCAAGACCGGCCGACAGGCACTGAAAGACTATGTCCTGCACCCACTTCTGTCCGGTCCGTCGGCACTCACCACCCTCACCGCGAATCTGACCGCCAACCTCATCCGCAATTTGTGGACCCACTCGGTCATCATGTGCGGGCACTTCCCCGAAGGGGTCCAGACGTACGAGAAGACGTCGATCGACGGCGAGACCCGCGGTCAGTGGTACCTGCGGCAGATGCTCGGCTCGGCCAACATCTCCGGTGGACGCTGGATGCATTTCATGACCGGCAACCTGTCCTTCCAGATCGAGCATCATCTGTTTCCCGATCTGCCCAGCAATCGCTATCAGGAAATCGCACCGCAGGTCGAGGCACTGTTCGAGCGCTACGACCTGACTTATGTCAGTGGCTCGCTGCCGAAACAGGTTGGGTCAGCGTGGAAAAAGGTGTTCCGGCTCTCCCTGCCCAACCGATTCGCGACGATGCGCCTGCCGCGCCTCGGGCTGACCCGGGCACCGAAGGCCACGCCGGAATTGTCGACGGCAGCCGCGTAG
- a CDS encoding DUF1345 domain-containing protein has product MHRVTTLSGANRFWISLTAGLIVGAAIGVLTDRWPVGLLAVVITTAAGYVIWALAVLWRMNPERTRAHAGEADVDDEVGDIVLLLILTASLTAIGILLWSANDADKASYAGLSLAAILAAWASLHTMYTARYARLYYDGDPGGIDFNNPGVDPQYSDFYYFSFNLGMTYQVSDTNVTTSQIRAEVLRHCLFSYIYGTVIIACTINLVINLVG; this is encoded by the coding sequence ATGCACCGGGTGACGACTCTCTCCGGCGCCAACAGATTCTGGATCAGCTTGACCGCCGGGCTCATTGTCGGCGCCGCGATCGGCGTACTGACAGATCGCTGGCCGGTGGGACTCCTCGCGGTCGTGATCACCACCGCGGCCGGCTACGTGATCTGGGCGCTCGCCGTGTTGTGGCGCATGAATCCCGAACGAACGAGGGCACACGCAGGCGAGGCCGATGTCGACGATGAGGTCGGCGACATCGTGCTGCTCCTCATCCTGACCGCGAGCCTGACCGCCATCGGAATACTCCTGTGGTCCGCCAACGATGCCGACAAGGCCTCGTACGCGGGTCTGTCGCTGGCGGCGATACTCGCTGCCTGGGCCTCGCTCCACACCATGTACACGGCGCGCTACGCCCGGCTGTACTACGACGGCGACCCCGGTGGGATCGACTTCAACAACCCCGGGGTCGATCCGCAGTACAGCGACTTCTACTACTTCTCGTTCAACCTCGGGATGACCTACCAGGTGTCCGATACCAACGTGACGACCTCGCAGATCCGGGCAGAAGTACTCCGGCATTGCCTGTTCAGTTACATCTACGGCACCGTCATCATCGCGTGCACGATCAATCTCGTCATCAACCTGGTCGGGTGA
- the speD gene encoding adenosylmethionine decarboxylase produces MQSQPGSSFAGCHVLAEFTGVDPELANDRVRLRHLLRNAVERAGATVCDMVDKRFEPYGVTVLALLAESHASIHSYPERGAMFVDVFTCGESADAEEAVRLLRQAVGAADAHVHTVFRGAGKQIVEPMAPGITRTWQLTDVLCDVHTEFQHLVIGRTEQGISLFSDSDRQSTEFSQLVYHEALMVPAMLLTETIDRVLIIGSGEGVASQLAVAAGATHVDHVDIDRGAVRLCAEHLPYGYTPHELAKAEAGLGPVRVHYTDGYEFVANHTGPRYDVVVIDLPDERTEPAQHNRLYGADFMKLCGDIGVIVVGQAGCPTLWRNETLIRSWERFGETFSTVVYFGSDEHEWAFLSGTAEALEDPLTTMTARLETLPYRCQTIDAAALAAATTPPMSLRPNRIGLGAGAPEYAD; encoded by the coding sequence ATGCAGTCACAACCGGGTAGCAGCTTCGCGGGCTGTCACGTACTGGCCGAGTTCACGGGTGTCGATCCCGAGCTGGCCAACGACCGCGTGCGGTTGCGCCACCTGTTGCGTAACGCCGTCGAGCGCGCCGGAGCCACCGTGTGCGACATGGTGGACAAGCGCTTCGAGCCGTACGGCGTGACGGTGCTGGCGTTGCTGGCCGAGTCGCACGCGTCGATTCACAGCTACCCCGAGCGCGGCGCGATGTTCGTCGACGTCTTCACCTGCGGTGAGTCTGCCGATGCCGAGGAGGCCGTCCGGCTACTGCGGCAGGCCGTGGGCGCGGCAGATGCCCACGTCCACACCGTGTTTCGCGGAGCAGGCAAACAGATCGTCGAGCCGATGGCACCGGGCATCACGCGCACCTGGCAGCTGACCGACGTGCTGTGCGACGTCCATACCGAGTTTCAGCATCTGGTGATCGGCCGCACAGAGCAGGGCATCTCGCTGTTCAGCGACTCGGACCGCCAGAGCACCGAATTCAGTCAGCTCGTCTATCACGAGGCGCTGATGGTGCCCGCGATGCTGCTGACCGAGACGATCGATCGGGTGCTGATCATCGGCTCCGGCGAGGGCGTGGCCAGCCAGCTGGCCGTAGCCGCCGGGGCCACCCACGTCGACCACGTCGACATCGACCGAGGGGCCGTCCGGCTCTGCGCCGAACATCTGCCCTACGGCTACACGCCCCATGAATTGGCAAAGGCCGAAGCCGGACTCGGCCCCGTCAGGGTGCACTACACCGACGGATACGAGTTCGTCGCCAACCACACCGGCCCGAGGTACGACGTCGTCGTCATCGATCTACCGGATGAGCGCACCGAGCCCGCCCAGCACAACCGCCTCTACGGCGCGGACTTCATGAAGCTATGCGGCGACATCGGCGTCATCGTCGTCGGCCAGGCGGGCTGCCCCACGCTCTGGCGCAACGAGACGCTGATCCGGTCGTGGGAGCGCTTCGGCGAAACCTTCAGCACCGTGGTCTATTTCGGCAGCGATGAGCACGAGTGGGCGTTCCTGTCAGGTACCGCCGAGGCGCTCGAGGACCCGCTGACCACGATGACGGCGCGGCTGGAGACGCTGCCGTACCGGTGTCAGACGATCGATGCGGCAGCGCTCGCAGCGGCGACGACTCCGCCGATGTCATTGCGGCCGAATCGGATCGGCCTGGGAGCCGGCGCACCGGAGTACGCCGACTAG
- a CDS encoding type III PLP-dependent enzyme, with protein sequence MPSRPYLTIDLETVRKNVLGLRAALPTAEIRYAVKANPAEPILRLLVNLGCTFDVASVGEVDLCAAAGIDGALMTFGNPLRKPAETAYAFARGVRRFTFDTAAGLQAIAENAPGSGVECRIAPAFPSSVTPFGHKFGCAPEDAIELLTQAPRLELHADGVAFHVGSQQLDPKAWEIGIRCARDIFEAVPGLTTLNLGGGIPVSYDARVPGVGVVGDAIADALGQHFPALPHIVIEPGRAVVGSAGTLSCEVVSVRTGTDGSRWVYLDIGRYGGLAETENEYIRYRLRTKRDGDPVDDAVVAGPTCDGDDVLYRRYPLPVTLRAGDLVEIDSAGAYTTSYSSSFNGFACLTTEFVEVTDAVTTG encoded by the coding sequence GTGCCCAGTCGGCCGTATCTGACCATCGATCTCGAGACAGTACGCAAGAACGTGCTCGGCCTCCGAGCCGCGCTGCCCACGGCCGAGATTCGGTACGCGGTGAAGGCCAACCCCGCTGAGCCGATTCTGCGACTGCTCGTGAACCTCGGCTGCACCTTCGATGTCGCGTCGGTCGGTGAAGTCGACCTGTGCGCCGCGGCAGGCATCGACGGCGCCCTCATGACGTTCGGGAACCCGCTCAGGAAGCCCGCCGAGACCGCGTACGCGTTTGCGCGGGGTGTCCGGCGGTTCACCTTCGACACCGCGGCCGGGCTGCAGGCCATCGCCGAGAATGCGCCTGGGTCGGGCGTCGAGTGCCGCATCGCACCGGCGTTCCCATCGTCGGTGACACCGTTCGGGCACAAGTTCGGGTGCGCGCCCGAGGATGCGATCGAATTGTTGACGCAGGCCCCACGGCTCGAGTTGCACGCGGACGGCGTGGCGTTCCACGTCGGCTCGCAGCAGCTCGACCCGAAGGCATGGGAGATCGGTATCCGTTGCGCACGTGACATTTTCGAGGCCGTGCCCGGCCTGACGACACTCAACCTGGGCGGCGGCATCCCGGTCTCGTACGATGCGCGCGTACCCGGCGTCGGGGTCGTCGGCGACGCCATCGCCGACGCACTCGGGCAGCACTTCCCGGCGCTCCCCCACATCGTCATCGAACCGGGACGCGCGGTCGTCGGCTCGGCCGGGACGCTCTCCTGCGAAGTCGTGTCGGTGCGGACCGGCACCGACGGCAGCCGCTGGGTGTACCTGGACATCGGCCGCTACGGCGGGCTGGCCGAAACCGAGAACGAATACATCCGGTACCGGCTGCGCACCAAGCGCGATGGCGATCCCGTCGACGACGCAGTCGTCGCCGGCCCCACGTGCGATGGTGACGACGTGCTGTATCGGCGGTATCCGCTGCCGGTGACGCTGCGCGCGGGCGATCTGGTCGAGATCGATTCGGCCGGTGCCTATACGACGAGCTACTCATCGTCGTTCAATGGATTTGCATGCTTGACAACGGAGTTCGTGGAGGTCACTGATGCAGTCACAACCGGGTAG